The genomic window CCGTGGAAACAGGCATCTTTTGAACGATATATGAAAAAACAGGCCCATAGAAAAAATATAGCTTAATAATTCAAATCTAGCACCAAATTCTGGTGCTAATGTTTGCGATTTATTGGGACATTTTCAAAAGTGGTTGACACAAGTCGATTATATCACAAAAGCATCAATTTACAAATAGGAAATTTCAAAATCTCCGGGTTTAATATCTTTGCCTTTCTTTATTTCAAGTGACAATCCGTATCGTTCCTTTACAAGCTCTTGATACCCTCTTTTTTCAAGCCATATTCCTGTAGAACTATCGATTCCAAGTTCCAATTTCACCATGGATGTTTCGGATTTGATTCTCGCCAATTCTCTCTCAATTTTCCCCAGTGTGTAGACCGGTTTTTCAAATATCTCTTCCCTCATGTGGAATCTTCCTATCGAAACGCCTTTTTTCTCTCTTGCCATTTCAAACAAGCCGGCTTTTGTAAATCCATAAATATCGAACTTTCGATTGTCATATCGAATGAAAACGTCTTCCATCGCTTTGCAAAGCTCTTCTTGGGCTCTTCTGTCCGCATCTATAAAATCAACAAGAATCATTCCCGAAAGATTTCTCAAAATTATTTGCCTTGATGCCTCAATAGCCGCTTCCATATTTGTCGCTGCTGCCACGGTGCGCGGCGCCTTTGCCGCGCTTTTAGCCGAATTAACATCAATTGATGTTAAAGCTTCGGTCTCCTCTATCACTATGTTCCCGCCACTCTTAAGCCATATTTTTTTCTTTACCGCCTCTTCCAATGTTTTTTCTAAAGAAAATAATGAAAAAGTGTTAAAGCCTTCCGATATATCTCGAAATTCGCAGGTTTTACTTTCTATCCCTGCGCAGGCATTTAGAACGGATTTCATATCCTCATCACAGTCAAAAACAATTTTTTCTATGCCTTTATAGGAATTGTTTATTACCGTTTCAACTACAAAATCTCTACCCTTATAAATT from Peptostreptococcaceae bacterium includes these protein-coding regions:
- a CDS encoding ribonuclease E/G, producing the protein MNAIVFNTIGRIKRAAVIFDDTVYRLEVSEGKEGRIGDIYMGRVAKVLDSLQAVFVDIGIDKNGYLQKEDLKGGYEKDRISELLKMGDEIAVQIKKEAVGDKGPKLTGKLSVQGDGLVFYDDDKNRIALSNKVNNPKSIRRLKELAYSMHDKPCGMIIRTHAETLSYEAIKKDYENLEAKWEDICAQKVYAMAPKRIYKGRDFVVETVINNSYKGIEKIVFDCDEDMKSVLNACAGIESKTCEFRDISEGFNTFSLFSLEKTLEEAVKKKIWLKSGGNIVIEETEALTSIDVNSAKSAAKAPRTVAAATNMEAAIEASRQIILRNLSGMILVDFIDADRRAQEELCKAMEDVFIRYDNRKFDIYGFTKAGLFEMAREKKGVSIGRFHMREEIFEKPVYTLGKIERELARIKSETSMVKLELGIDSSTGIWLEKRGYQELVKERYGLSLEIKKGKDIKPGDFEISYL